One stretch of Limnohabitans sp. DNA includes these proteins:
- a CDS encoding glycosyltransferase family 4 protein: MTHNIWYLHPYAGGPGFGNSARAYHISLAWIKAGQRATVFCSSWHHLMGRDVEFVGSLIFEDVPYSFVPARAYIGNGASRLLNMFDYCMGLWRKADQYSLDFGQPTMIVVSSPHPYAILIGKLLAKRWRAKLVFEVRDIWPLSLVELAGVSKWHPLAMLTGWVERFAYRNSDACVSLLPGAKSHMVERGLPLNRFHYIPNGAALSAAQLQTVALATPALNKVRLLRDDGRFVVIYPGAMGPPNNMLPLIEAAHLLSAKIGQAVHFVLMGQGGEIPALKERVRHFGLTTVHFFPQSNRQVALALMSMASAGYVSVRRLPIYRHGISFNKLFEYMQQKLPVIFAADVPGNPVELAGCGVITSPDDPVLIANAIYSLSKKSSSDLASMGQAGRSFVERHHDYTVLAAEYLQLFEHKSS, from the coding sequence ATGACCCACAATATTTGGTACTTGCACCCTTATGCTGGGGGGCCAGGATTCGGAAACAGTGCTCGAGCTTATCACATATCCTTAGCTTGGATTAAAGCTGGTCAACGAGCGACCGTGTTTTGTTCATCTTGGCACCATTTGATGGGACGTGATGTTGAATTCGTTGGGTCGCTAATATTTGAAGATGTCCCTTATTCGTTTGTACCTGCTCGCGCTTATATTGGTAATGGTGCTTCCAGATTATTGAATATGTTTGATTACTGTATGGGCCTTTGGCGTAAAGCTGACCAGTATTCGTTGGATTTTGGCCAGCCCACCATGATTGTGGTTTCTTCTCCACACCCTTACGCTATTTTGATAGGAAAATTGCTGGCTAAACGTTGGCGGGCTAAATTGGTGTTTGAGGTACGTGACATCTGGCCTTTGAGCTTGGTTGAGCTTGCAGGTGTGTCTAAGTGGCATCCATTGGCTATGTTAACTGGTTGGGTTGAGCGTTTTGCATACAGAAATTCAGATGCTTGTGTTTCGCTTTTGCCCGGTGCCAAGTCGCATATGGTGGAGCGTGGCTTACCCTTAAATCGTTTCCACTACATACCCAACGGAGCAGCCTTGTCAGCCGCGCAGTTGCAGACTGTCGCTTTAGCTACGCCTGCACTTAACAAGGTTCGTCTGTTGAGAGATGATGGGCGTTTTGTGGTTATTTATCCCGGAGCCATGGGGCCTCCTAATAACATGCTTCCTTTGATCGAAGCGGCTCATTTATTGAGTGCGAAAATTGGCCAAGCGGTTCATTTCGTATTGATGGGCCAAGGGGGTGAAATACCTGCCCTTAAAGAAAGAGTCAGGCATTTTGGGTTGACTACGGTTCACTTCTTTCCTCAATCAAACAGACAAGTAGCCTTGGCTTTGATGAGCATGGCGTCTGCAGGCTATGTGTCAGTAAGGCGGTTGCCCATTTATCGGCACGGTATTAGCTTCAACAAACTTTTTGAATATATGCAACAAAAATTACCTGTTATTTTCGCAGCTGATGTGCCCGGCAACCCGGTTGAGCTTGCTGGATGCGGGGTTATAACTTCACCTGACGATCCTGTATTGATTGCCAATGCCATCTACAGTTTGTCTAAAAAATCATCAAGTGATCTAGCGTCCATGGGTCAGGCAGGAAGGTCGTTTGTTGAACGTCACCATGATTACACAGTCCTGGCAGCTGAATACTTGCAATTATTTGAACATAAGTCCTCATGA
- a CDS encoding sugar transferase — protein sequence MKRFLDVFFVIFAGIFLLIPILVVSVAVKVTSAGPVFYWSDRVGRYNTIFQMPKFRSMLVGTPAVATHLLSNPNTYLTPIGSFLRKSSLDELPQLWSILVGDMSFVGPRPALFNQDDLVALRSSYGVDALVPGLTGWAQVNGRDELPIPEKVALDVQYLQRKNMFFDLRILWLTFVKVVQRDGVSH from the coding sequence ATGAAAAGATTTTTAGATGTTTTTTTTGTAATTTTTGCTGGGATTTTTTTGTTAATTCCTATTTTGGTAGTTAGTGTGGCTGTCAAAGTCACATCGGCAGGACCTGTTTTTTATTGGTCTGATAGGGTGGGTCGGTATAACACGATATTTCAAATGCCTAAATTCCGAAGCATGCTTGTGGGCACGCCTGCGGTAGCAACGCATCTGCTGTCGAATCCGAACACTTATTTGACACCAATAGGATCGTTCTTGCGTAAGAGTAGCTTGGATGAGTTGCCACAACTTTGGAGTATTTTGGTTGGAGATATGAGTTTCGTTGGTCCACGACCAGCTCTATTTAATCAGGATGATTTGGTCGCTTTACGTTCTAGCTATGGTGTTGATGCTTTGGTGCCAGGGTTAACGGGTTGGGCTCAGGTTAATGGACGTGACGAATTGCCTATTCCTGAAAAAGTGGCGCTGGATGTACAGTACTTGCAACGAAAAAATATGTTTTTTGATTTGCGAATTTTGTGGCTTACTTTCGTGAAAGTTGTCCAGCGTGATGGCGTTTCGCATTGA
- a CDS encoding acetyltransferase: protein MIKLSFVLDKPCLLIVGAGGHGRSVADSVLLSDDYHLVGFIDDGAFLRGENVWDFPVIGPAAGFADYKEIASHVIVAIGSNSLRQRLSFELTEAGFVLPSLIHPRATVSSRAVLGAGTVVMAGAVVGTEASLGLGVIVNSGAVVDHHAQVHDFAHLGVNASMAGGSVLGACSWLQAGTAIGYGVKVARDTVLSVGD from the coding sequence TTGATCAAGTTGTCGTTTGTGCTCGATAAACCTTGTTTGTTGATTGTGGGTGCTGGTGGCCATGGACGTTCAGTGGCCGATAGTGTCTTGTTGTCAGATGATTATCATCTTGTCGGCTTTATAGATGATGGTGCCTTTTTGCGTGGTGAAAATGTATGGGATTTTCCGGTAATTGGGCCTGCTGCGGGATTCGCTGATTACAAAGAAATCGCATCACATGTAATTGTTGCTATTGGATCCAATTCATTACGTCAGCGTCTTTCATTTGAATTGACGGAAGCCGGTTTTGTACTGCCTAGTTTGATACATCCTCGTGCGACGGTTTCATCTCGAGCAGTTTTGGGTGCGGGGACTGTGGTCATGGCTGGTGCTGTAGTTGGTACGGAGGCTTCATTGGGCCTTGGCGTTATCGTTAACTCTGGTGCAGTGGTAGACCATCATGCTCAGGTGCATGATTTTGCGCATTTAGGTGTCAACGCATCAATGGCGGGAGGGAGTGTTTTGGGGGCTTGCTCTTGGCTGCAGGCTGGTACAGCCATTGGTTATGGCGTCAAAGTGGCGCGTGATACCGTATTGTCTGTAGGGGATTGA
- a CDS encoding nucleoside-diphosphate sugar epimerase/dehydratase: MAFNLRMEFWTAWSPAHFTAFAGAVALALPLFIVFGLYRAIFRYAGLPALMTVLKAVALYAVFYCFAFTVVGVPGVPRTVGVLQPLLLLLGVTLSRAFVRYWLGGIYQSIVGKEDQPRVLIYGAGSAGRQLAAALKTSPELVVAGLLDDDDRLHGQVLNGLKIYDPATLVALVAKLRVTQVFLALPSASRARRNEILELVRAAHVQVRTLPGVMDLAQGKVQVSDLKELDIEDLLGRDPVPPNPLMLAKNITGKVVMVTGAGGSIGSELCRQIVKSGPSTLLLVELTEFALYAIEHELQSRIREESAVDVKLVPLLANVRDASRMAEILRTWKPHTVYHAAAYKHVPLVEHNPAEGVKNNVLGTLTTAMQAAAHGVSDFVLISTDKAVRPTNVMGTSKRLAEMVLQAQAAVMEGQRQGPVGKTRFSMVRFGNVLGSSGSVVPLFRKQIKDGGPITLTDERITRYFMTIPEAAQLVIQAGAMASGGDVFVLDMGEPVRIADLARRMVELSGLALKDAANPNGDIEITVTGLRPGEKLYEELLIGDNPLPTSHPRIMKAHEDFLPWDALQAKLSDLGLALDANNVPLIRTLLKDLVPGYQPDGEVVDWVWMENARTA, from the coding sequence ATGGCGTTTAACTTGCGCATGGAGTTCTGGACCGCTTGGTCGCCTGCGCATTTCACGGCATTTGCAGGTGCTGTGGCTCTTGCTTTGCCGCTGTTCATTGTGTTTGGCTTGTACCGGGCCATCTTCCGGTATGCGGGTTTGCCTGCTTTGATGACCGTGTTGAAGGCGGTAGCACTCTACGCTGTTTTTTATTGTTTTGCGTTTACTGTGGTGGGCGTGCCCGGTGTGCCTCGCACCGTGGGCGTTTTGCAGCCGCTTTTGTTGTTGCTGGGCGTGACGTTGTCTCGCGCATTTGTGCGTTATTGGTTGGGCGGGATTTACCAAAGCATTGTTGGCAAAGAGGACCAGCCCCGCGTGTTGATTTATGGTGCTGGTTCTGCCGGGCGGCAGTTGGCAGCGGCCCTGAAGACCAGCCCCGAGCTGGTGGTGGCGGGCTTGCTGGATGATGATGACCGTTTGCACGGGCAGGTGCTCAATGGCCTGAAGATTTATGACCCGGCAACTCTGGTGGCTTTGGTGGCCAAGCTGCGGGTGACGCAGGTGTTTTTGGCCTTGCCCTCTGCATCGCGTGCTCGGCGCAACGAAATTCTGGAGCTGGTGCGTGCAGCCCATGTGCAGGTGCGCACTTTGCCGGGCGTGATGGACTTAGCCCAGGGCAAGGTGCAGGTGTCTGACCTGAAAGAGCTGGACATTGAGGACTTGCTGGGTCGTGATCCGGTGCCGCCCAACCCACTGATGCTGGCCAAGAACATCACGGGCAAGGTGGTGATGGTGACCGGTGCGGGCGGCTCGATTGGATCGGAGCTTTGTAGGCAGATTGTCAAGTCGGGTCCATCGACGTTGCTCTTGGTGGAGCTGACGGAGTTTGCGTTGTATGCGATTGAGCATGAGTTGCAAAGCCGCATTCGTGAAGAGTCTGCAGTCGATGTGAAGTTGGTGCCTTTGCTGGCCAACGTGCGCGACGCCTCACGCATGGCAGAGATTTTGCGCACCTGGAAGCCGCACACGGTTTACCACGCAGCGGCCTACAAGCATGTGCCGCTGGTTGAACACAACCCGGCAGAGGGTGTGAAGAACAATGTGCTGGGCACTTTGACCACGGCCATGCAAGCAGCGGCGCATGGCGTGAGTGATTTTGTGTTGATCAGCACCGACAAGGCGGTACGCCCCACGAATGTGATGGGCACCAGCAAGCGCTTGGCCGAGATGGTGTTGCAGGCCCAAGCGGCGGTGATGGAAGGGCAGAGGCAAGGGCCGGTTGGTAAGACGCGTTTCAGCATGGTGCGCTTTGGCAATGTTCTGGGTTCTTCGGGCTCAGTGGTGCCGCTGTTTCGCAAGCAGATCAAGGACGGTGGCCCGATCACCCTGACGGACGAGCGGATCACCCGCTACTTCATGACCATCCCCGAAGCGGCGCAGCTGGTGATTCAGGCCGGGGCCATGGCCAGTGGCGGTGATGTGTTTGTGTTGGACATGGGCGAGCCGGTGCGCATTGCCGATTTGGCCCGGCGCATGGTGGAGCTGTCGGGCTTGGCGCTCAAAGACGCGGCGAATCCGAATGGTGACATCGAGATCACCGTGACCGGCTTGCGCCCCGGAGAGAAGCTGTACGAAGAGCTGCTGATTGGTGACAACCCCTTGCCCACCAGCCACCCCCGCATCATGAAAGCCCACGAAGACTTTTTGCCGTGGGATGCCTTGCAGGCCAAGCTGTCTGACTTGGGTTTGGCGCTGGACGCTAACAACGTGCCCCTGATACGCACCTTGCTCAAGGATCTGGTACCGGGCTACCAGCCCGATGGTGAGGTGGTGGACTGGGTGTGGATGGAGAACGCACGCACGGCTTGA
- a CDS encoding conjugal transfer protein TraN: protein MTGKDWGQIPIVLNGNYKIVIRSKGFSPEVSLTYLFTQDAELKAHSAYKLAKAGDRDAALELVIDTAVAWLYDQRERFASGLLFVAPHAQEATGDNAIPQTLASVCAAVYKGSADTEIVQSDRVYHTGADPMERMAARAQFVGRVVPGAQYVLVDDVTSLGGTLAELSNYIQFYGGSVKGVVVLVNAGRNPELVPKAKFVQLIKERFDDEFIEVFGIEPGALTANEAQYLAGFRSVDAIRNRLVAAEQEIDRRLRSKGITRTP from the coding sequence GTGACAGGGAAAGATTGGGGTCAGATCCCGATTGTTTTAAATGGGAATTACAAAATCGTGATTCGTTCCAAAGGGTTTAGCCCAGAGGTGTCGTTAACGTATTTGTTTACGCAGGATGCAGAGCTCAAAGCACATTCTGCGTACAAGTTGGCCAAGGCGGGCGATCGAGATGCAGCGCTTGAATTGGTCATTGATACTGCTGTTGCTTGGCTTTATGACCAGCGTGAGCGGTTTGCGTCAGGTTTACTGTTTGTTGCGCCTCATGCACAAGAGGCGACGGGTGACAATGCTATTCCGCAGACATTAGCCTCGGTTTGTGCTGCTGTCTACAAGGGCTCTGCAGATACCGAAATTGTCCAGTCTGATCGGGTTTATCACACAGGCGCAGACCCGATGGAGCGTATGGCAGCACGCGCACAGTTTGTTGGACGTGTTGTTCCAGGGGCTCAATACGTTTTGGTTGACGATGTAACCAGTCTAGGTGGTACTCTGGCAGAATTGTCAAACTACATTCAGTTTTATGGTGGCAGCGTAAAAGGCGTAGTGGTTTTGGTGAACGCAGGGCGCAATCCAGAATTGGTGCCTAAAGCCAAGTTTGTTCAGCTGATCAAGGAGCGTTTTGATGATGAATTTATCGAAGTCTTCGGCATCGAGCCAGGAGCACTCACCGCCAACGAAGCTCAATACCTCGCTGGTTTCAGATCTGTTGACGCCATCAGAAATCGACTTGTTGCGGCAGAGCAAGAAATCGATCGCCGATTACGTTCAAAGGGAATTACCCGCACGCCTTAA